The genomic stretch GTTATTGCAGCTGTCCCTGTGATGGTGTTTATGGTCTGTgtggcctccatcatctccGGGAGGTGTTCTGCTGCGGTCGCGACTCCTGTCCGGGGAGTCGCTCCTCAGGCGCCCTCTTGCGGTGGAGTGTCCGTCTCTGGGCTCACCGGTGCGCCGCTGCAGGCCGGTGGAGCGCAGGGTGTTGAGGAGGAAGCGCTTGTTGGTGCTCCGCAGGGGACACTTCAACCTGACAGAGGAGTGCGCAGACAAACGTTTTAACTCTGACATCTGACAGGTGTCTGCCTTGTTACACTTATCCCTC from Siniperca chuatsi isolate FFG_IHB_CAS linkage group LG19, ASM2008510v1, whole genome shotgun sequence encodes the following:
- the si:ch211-140b10.6 gene encoding protein POLR1D-like, whose protein sequence is MGEENELEKRAVEELLRETDRARVRAETMGPAGWLKCPLRSTNKRFLLNTLRSTGLQRRTGEPRDGHSTARGRLRSDSPDRSRDRSRTPPGDDGGHTDHKHHHRDSCNNKDKKQDRDKDRSYRHKDHRDRRHGRDGQNRDRQTL